CGCAACGAGTTCAACGTGGAGTTCCTGGAATACCAGGAAGCGGAGGAGGCGGGCCTGAAGAGTGCAACACTGCGCATCACTGGGACGAATCCTTACGGCACCCTGAAGTCGGAGGCGGGCGTCCATCGCCTGGTGCGCATATCGCCCTTTGATTCACAGGCGCGACGCCACACGTCCTTTTCGGCGATCGAGGTGCTGACGGAAATCGACGACGACATCCAGATCGACCTGCGCGAAGAAGACATCAAGATGGACGTGTATCGGTCCAGCGGCGCGGGCGGTCAGAAAGTAAACAAGACCAGTTCGGCGGTGCGCCTCACCCACATCCCCTCGGGTATCGTGGTGGCGTGCCAGATCGAGCGCTCCCAGCACCGGAACCGCGACGTGGCCATGCAGATGCTGCGCTCGAAGTTGTATGACATTGAGCAGAAGAAGCTGGAGGCGGAATTGGATTCGCAGCGCGAGGGCCATCAGGATGTGGCCTGGGGCAGCCAGATCCGGAGCTACGTGCTGCACCCGTATCAGATGATCAAGGATCACCGGACCGGTTGCGAGACGGGCAACGTGACCAAGGTGCTCGATGGCGGTCTGGAGCCCTTTATCACCGCGTATCTGAAGTGGAACCTGGAAAAGAAGCACCGGAATAACTGAGAAACGGGAGAACGGACATTCCTGTCCGTTTCTTCGCGCAATTTCGTTGCGCGCTACGCGGGCAGGAAAGCCCGTGCTTCCGCATTTTGATAATTTGCTGGCAGACGCCCTTTGGCAAGGCCGCGCGCTGGCCGCAAGGAGAAGAAACCATGGACCAGAACAATCCCCTCTTCCAGAAGCTGGAAAAGCTCTTCACAAAGGTAAAGGAGACCATCGAATCGGCGGACGACTCCAAGATCTCGCCGGACGACCGCAAGCTGGTTCACCTGATTGAGAGCAAGATGGTGGACGAGGCCCTGAAGATCGCGGAGAATTCCAACATTCCCGGTTTGAAGAAGACGGTGAAGGTCCTCTCCCAGACGATGGCGAAGGCCCTGGACATTGAAGCGAAGCCCGCGGGCGCAGCCCACACCGAGGAACTCTCCGGCGCGGCGGCGGACCTGCGCCAACACCGCGTGAACAAGATGGAGCGTATTCGCGCGCGGGGCGACGAGCCCTTCAAGTACGCCTTCGATCGCTCCCACAACATTGAAGAAGCCCGCGCGGCCTTTGAAGCGGTGGAGCCCTCCGGCACGGAAGAAAACCCGGCGGAAGTTCCCGCGCGGCTTGCCGGTCGCGTGGTGGCCTTCCGCAGTCAGGGCAAGAGCGCTTTCGCGGACATCCGCGACGAGTTCGGCCGTGTGCAAGTCTTTTTCGGGCTTCAGCAGGTGGGTGAAGAAGCCTTCGCCGCACTGGACGACTTGGACCTGGGCGATTTCATCGGTGTAACCGGCCCTGTAAAGCGCACGCGTCGCGGCGAGATTACCCTCTTCGCGACGAGCTTTGAGATCCTGACCAAGTCCCTGCGCCCGGCGGCGGAAAAGTACCATGGCCTGAAGGATGTGGAAACGCGGTATCGCCAACGTTACCTCGACATGGTGGCGAATCCCGAAGTGCTCGTGACCTTCAAGAAGCGCATCCAGGTGGTGTCAGTCATGCGTTCCTGGCTGGAAGCCCGAGGCTACCTTGAAGTGGAAACGCCCATGCTCCACCCCATCGTGGGCGGCGCGACGGCGCGGCCTTTCATCACGCATCACAACACCTACGACCGGGATCTGTTCCTGCGCGTGGCGCCGGAGCTCTATTTGAAGCGCCTGATCGTGGGCGGTTTCGACAAGGTTTTTGAGATCAACCGCTGCTTCCGCAACGAGGGCGTGGACACGCGCCACAATCCCGAGTTTACAACGATGGAACTCTACGAGGCCTATCAGGATTACTTAGGATTAATGGAAGAAACGGAAGAGATGCTCACCGACATCATCGAGAAGGTGGTGGGTTCGAGCACCTTCGAGTACCAGGGCCACACGATCAGCGTGGCGCGGCCGTGGAAGCGCATGACGCTTCACGATGCGATCCGCCAGTATGCGGGCATCGATCTTGAAGCGACGCGCGACCGGGACGAGGCCGCGCGCCTGGCGAAGTCGGCCGGCGTGGACGTGGACCCCACCATGGGCTACGGCAAGATCGTGGACGAGGTGATGTCGCTGAAGGTTCAGCCGAACCTGGTGCAGCCGACCTTCCTTTATGATTATCCGATCGAGTTGTCACCCCTGGCGAAGAAGAAGCGGGACAACGAGGCGCTCACGGAGC
Above is a window of Candidatus Hydrogenedentota bacterium DNA encoding:
- the prfB gene encoding peptide chain release factor 2, which produces MYEDQLSTVQADIKKLAELRACLNVDDTSIKIESLEARMSEPGFWNNAESAQAVVQELKALKAIVTAPLEIEKELEELEVFIEMAREENDEGHGEEIDAQLEVVARKLDRLELNSLFMDPRDSKTVILSVHPGAGGTESCDWADMLLRMMLRFCERNEFNVEFLEYQEAEEAGLKSATLRITGTNPYGTLKSEAGVHRLVRISPFDSQARRHTSFSAIEVLTEIDDDIQIDLREEDIKMDVYRSSGAGGQKVNKTSSAVRLTHIPSGIVVACQIERSQHRNRDVAMQMLRSKLYDIEQKKLEAELDSQREGHQDVAWGSQIRSYVLHPYQMIKDHRTGCETGNVTKVLDGGLEPFITAYLKWNLEKKHRNN
- the lysS gene encoding lysine--tRNA ligase; this translates as MAKALDIEAKPAGAAHTEELSGAAADLRQHRVNKMERIRARGDEPFKYAFDRSHNIEEARAAFEAVEPSGTEENPAEVPARLAGRVVAFRSQGKSAFADIRDEFGRVQVFFGLQQVGEEAFAALDDLDLGDFIGVTGPVKRTRRGEITLFATSFEILTKSLRPAAEKYHGLKDVETRYRQRYLDMVANPEVLVTFKKRIQVVSVMRSWLEARGYLEVETPMLHPIVGGATARPFITHHNTYDRDLFLRVAPELYLKRLIVGGFDKVFEINRCFRNEGVDTRHNPEFTTMELYEAYQDYLGLMEETEEMLTDIIEKVVGSSTFEYQGHTISVARPWKRMTLHDAIRQYAGIDLEATRDRDEAARLAKSAGVDVDPTMGYGKIVDEVMSLKVQPNLVQPTFLYDYPIELSPLAKKKRDNEALTERFQPFIACLEVGNAFSELNDPIDQRERFEAQAALREAGDEEAQYLDEDFITSLEVGMPPTAGLGIGIDRLAMIVTNSASIREVILFPQLRTV